In the Rattus rattus isolate New Zealand chromosome 18, Rrattus_CSIRO_v1, whole genome shotgun sequence genome, one interval contains:
- the Def6 gene encoding differentially expressed in FDCP 6 homolog, producing MALRKELLKSIWYAFTALDVEKSGKVSKSQLKVLSHNLYTVLHIPHDPVALEEHFRDDDDGPVSSQGYMPYLNKYILDKVEEGAFVKEHFDELCWTLTAKKNYRVEGNGNSLLSNQDAFRLWCLFNFLSEDKYPLIMVPDEVEYLLKKLLGSLSLEMGLGELEELLAQDAQSAQTSGGLSVWQFLELFNSGRCLRGVGQDSLSMAIQEVYQELIQDVLKQGYLWKRGHLRRNWTERWFQLQPSCLCYFGSEECKEKRGTIPLDAHCCVEVLPDREGKRCMFCVKTASRTYEMSASDTRQRQEWTAAIQTAIRLQAEGKTSLHKDLKQKRREQREQRERRRAAKEEELLRLQQLQEEKERKLQELELLQEAQRQAERLLQEEEERRRSQHRELQQALEGQLREAEQARASMQAEMELKKEEAARQRQRIAELEEMQERLQEALQLEVKARRDEEAVRLAQTRLLEEEEEKLKQLMHLKEEQERYIERAQQEKQELQQEMALQSRSLQQAQQQLEEVRQNRQRADEDVEAAQRKLRQASTNVKHWNVQMNRLMHPIEPGDKRPTTSSSFTGFQAPPLARRDSSLKRLTRWGSQGNRTLSANSSEQKSLNGGDETPILALASQEEKLDAAPEN from the exons ATGGCCCTGCGCAAGGAGCTGCTCAAATCCATCTGGTACGCCTTCACTGCACTGGACGTGGAGAAAAGCGGCAAGGTCTCCAAGTCTCAACTCAAG GTGCTGTCCCACAACCTGTACACGGTCCTTCACATCCCTCATGACCCCGTGGCCCTGGAGGAACACTTCCGGGATGACGACGACGGCCCCGTGTCCAGTCAAGGATACATGCCCTACCTCAACAAGTACATCCTAGACAAG GTGGAGGAGGGGGCTTTCGTTAAGGAGCACTTTGATGAGTTGTGCTGGACACTGACGGCCAAGAAGAACTACCGAGTTGAAGGCAACGGAAACAGCCTGCTCTCCAATCAGGACGCTTTCCGTCTCTGGTGCCTCTTCAACTTCCTGTCTGAGGACAAGTACCCGCTGATCATGGTTCCGGATGAG gTTGAGTATCTGCTGAAGAAGCTCCTTGGGAGCTTGAGCTTAGAGATGGGCCTCGGGGAGCTGGAGGAACTCCTGGCCCAGGACGCCCAATCAGCCCAGACCTCCGGGGGGCTCAGCGTCTGGCAATTTCTGGAGCTCTTCAACTCAGGCCGCTGCCTGCGGGGTGTGGGGCAGGACTCCCTCAGCATGGCCATCCAAGAAGTCTACCAGGAGCTCATCCAAGACGTCCTGAAACAG GGCTATCTGTGGAAACGAGGGCACCTGAGGAGGAACTGGACCGAGCGCTGGTTCCAGCTGCAACCCAGCTGCCTCTGCTACTTTGGGAGTGAGGAATGCAAGGAGAAACGAGGCACCATCCCCCTGGATGCGCATTGCTGTGTGGAG GTGCTTCCGGACCGCGAAGGAAAGCGCTGCATGTTTTGTGTAAAGACTGCCAGCCGCACGTATGAGATGAGCGCCTCAGACACGCGCCAGCGCCAGGAGTGGACGGCCG CCATCCAGACCGCGATCCGGCTACAGGCAGAGGGGAAGACGTCGCTGCACAAGGACCTGAAGCAGAAGCGGCGGGAGCAGCGGGAGCAGCGCGAGAGGCGCCGGGCAGCCAAGGAGGAGGAGCTGCTGCGGCTGCAGCAgctgcaggaggagaaggagaggaagctgCAGGAGCTGGAGCTGCTGCAGGAGGCTCAGCGGCAGGCGGAGCGGctgctgcaggaggaggaggagcgccGCCGTAGCCAGCACAGGGAGCTGCAACAAGCTCTGGAGGGTCAGCTGCGGGAGGCGGAGCAG GCCCGGGCCTCTATGCAGGCTGAGATGGAGCTGAAGAAGGAAGAGGCGGCCCGGCAACGGCAGCGCATTGCGGAGCTGGAGGAGATGCAGGAGCGGCTGCAGGAAGCTTTGCAACTGGAGGTGAAAGCTAGGCGGGATGAGGAGGCCGTGCGCCTCGCCCAGACCAG gctgctggaggaggaggaggagaagctgaaGCAGCTGATGCATCTGAAGGAGGAGCAAGAGCGCTACATCGAGCGAGcgcagcaggagaagcaggagcttCAGCAGGAGATGGCGCTGCAGAGCCGTTCCCTGCAGCAGGCCCAGCAGCAGCTGGAGGAGGTGCGGCAGAACCGGCAGAGGGCGGACGAGGACGTGGAG GCTGCCCAGAGGAAGTTGCGCCAGGCCAGCACCAACGTGAAACACTGGAACGTCCAGATGAACAGGCTCATGCATCCGATCGAGCCTGGAG ATAAGCGTCCCACCACCAGCAGCTCCTTCACTGGCTTCCAGGCCCCTCCGCTCGCCCGCCGTGACTCCTCTCTAAAGCGCCTGACCCGCTGGGGGTCCCAAGGCAACAGAACCCTCTCGGCCAACAGCAGCGAACAGAAGTCCCTCAATGGTGGGGACGAGACTCCCATCCTGGCTTTGGCCTCTCAGGAAGAGAAACTGGATGCAGCGCCAGAAAATTAG